A section of the Coregonus clupeaformis isolate EN_2021a unplaced genomic scaffold, ASM2061545v1 scaf0688, whole genome shotgun sequence genome encodes:
- the LOC121556810 gene encoding germ cell-specific gene 1-like protein, which translates to MGTECSRRGSLALTLNLVAFTCALSAVTTSFWCEGTRKVVKPFCTGPVTTKQSYCIRFNSSNINDSRLVQYIWESGEEKFLMRKFHTGIFFSCEQAADMNGFNCRDFKDIAPDHEKGVLWLCITAECLYLILLFTGGVLMWLELCPCLSVMNKLKLNAFAAMFTALSGLLGMVAHMMFTTAFQIAVAMGPEDWRPKTWDYSWSYILAWSSFAACMASAVTALNRYTKTIVEFKYKRRNIEKNLRIKQKLLEMDLPEQMWDMYLTAVPAGGGGNAGPLDLPVNGHKPSTGAAYVVGLDSMTEPQGEAYC; encoded by the exons ATGGGGACAGAGTGCAGTCGGCGGGGGTCCCTGGCGCTCACCCTCAACCTTGTGGCATTTACGTGTGCCCTGTCAGCAGTGACCACCAGTTTCTGGTGCGAGGGGACCAGGAAGGTGGTCAAGCCCTTCTGCACGGGGCCGGTGACGACCAAGCAGTCATACTGCATTCGCTTCAACAGCAGTAACATCAATGACAGCCGGCTGGTGCAGTACATCTGGGAGTCGGGAGAAGAGAAGTTCCTGATGAGGAAGTTCCACACCGGCATCTTCTTCTCCTGTGAGCAGGCTGCTGACATGAATG GTTTTAACTGCAGAGACTTTAAAGACATTGCACCTGACCATGAAAAAG GGGTCCTGTGGCTGTGTATCACAGCTGAGTGTCTCTACCTCATCCTGCTGTTCACGGGTGGTGTACTCATGTGGTTAGAGCTGTGTCCTTGCCTCAGCGTCATGAACAAGCTGAAGCTCAATGCCTTTGCTGCCATGTTCACCGCCCTGTCAG GCCTTTTGGGGATGGTTGCCCACATGATGTTCACCACGGCCTTTCAGATAGCTGTGGCTATGGGCCCGGAGGACTGGAGGCCCAAGACCTGGGACTACAGCTGGTCCTACAT TTTAGCATGGAGCTCCTTCGCCGCCTGCATGGCTTCTGCGGTGACAGCACTGAACAGGTACACCAAGACCATCGTAGAGTTCAAGTACAAGCGGCGGAACATTGAGAAGAACCTGAGGATCAAGCAGAAGCTGCTGGAGATGGACCTGCCAGAGCAGATGTGGGACATGTACCTGACAGCTGTGCCTGCAGGGGGAGGAGGAAATGCTGGACCTCTGGACCTCCCCGTCAATGGGCACAAACCCTCCACTGGAGCAGCCTATGTAGTGGGCCTGGACAGCATGACAGAACCACAGGGAGAGGCCTACTGCTaa